AAACTCATTGTTgtcattattttgttttctgctcACTAATAACTCTTGATAACCCCTGGTACTTacttaattatatatttatcatttttttcgGTCTTGTAACATTGTACAATATTTATATCCGCTAATGAACCACTTTAATTTATTCTGGCTTTGACAAAAACCAAATGTTGTTTGAAAcatgtttgcttttgtttaataaataataactcTATATTCAGCCTGGGTTTTTTAAAGTGTAGCTTGTCTGGACCTGGGTCTATAAGTTTCACACACTTCAGAGGCATGttaaacattttctgtttGACCTTTGTTTCGCTAAGTAATGTAGAGTTTCATATTCTTTAGCTTggatattttgattttgtttcagttCACCAGAACAGTTCATAAATTGGTGAAATGTTGAAAGTTGTCCATTTTCTAAGTTTTGAGCTCTTTTGCCACCACGTAGCTGTGATTAATGAAAGCTGATAGGTCTGACTTATTTTAAACTCTTTTTTTCCCACGCCAGAGGGTGCCAGATATTGTATATCGAACGGTAAAGCCTGTAAAACTGGTCAATTGTTCTAGTGTAATGAAGCGAATCTTCAATTTTATATCCAACAGTGCAAGTTTTTCTCCCCGATCCCCTGGGAAGCTTTaggaaaagttttcaaaaataaattaggAAGCCGGTTACAAAATGTCAATTAACTTACAAAAAACTATGTGTACTACAAccaatataatttaattattgttaAGCTAAAGACTTTTTATGAGaagttaaaacatttctgtttTATAGCACAATTACCTAAAAAGTTATCATCATTTAAAACTCGAACTTGCTTTAGCGTTAAAGTCGCTCTTTGATGTTTATACAGTTGTAGATATAATCACTGTGAGATTGGAGCCGGTCACTGCTTGCATCAGTTACTTGTTGTAATATTTAAAATCAGAAGAAATCAACAGTATATacataaaaaatctaaatgcGACCAgtcaaaatattattttcttgtATAGCACACTGGCCGAGTCGCGCATTAATACTTGAATTTCAGAATCCcgattgaaattgaaatcgaTCGCCACCTAGCAACTTGTGACGGGGTGATCTTATAAGACtattcattattattattattataaggTTCACGGGGTGAACCTATAAGACTATTTTGAAAACTTGTATATAAAAGAGTAGTGTATGGTGTCCTCGTACGTGTATTCAATTGGTCATTAAGCGAGAAGGTAGTTGAAAAcggtttgatttttaaatcaaagacTAGTTGTCAGTACAGCAAGATCCCGGTTAACTTTTCTACTTGAATCTGAAcagtttttgcaaagttatGTGATACTTCAGGTGCGAACTTAGCAATTatgattttgtaaatacagtagCTATACAATAGACATATCGTTATGTAATGTACATATCAGCGAAACTAAAGGCGAAGAGAAGTAACTATTCGAGACTGATGGATGCCTTAACTGAAGTTAGCCTTGCTTTTTTGTATGTACAACAGACgcaatatgtaaataatatgctataaataaaacttgaagtttttcagaaaagttctgaaaagtttctgaaaaaaatttatgaagaGTTAAACTGGTGCGAACTTAACCGAGCAAATACTGTAAATATGTCGGTATCTGAAAACTGTTTcaataataaacgtttttgcaGTTGTTTGGATCGGGTAAATAAATATAACGTATAAGAATATAAGAATAAGGTATATTTAAAGGGTACCTGAGTGTGTAACTTAAAGGTCTGGTGTTACAAAGCCTATAACTAAACTTCCAATTGATGTATTTATATTGGTCATGATAAATGCTAAGGTACAGCTTACCAGGCTCAGACTTAGCACTAGGCGCTAAGGCCTAGTTCGGAACAGCTAACTGCCTTAAAGATATGAATGCTTCACTATAGATAACATGTTGTAAGCTACTGTGGTAAGTACATGCTGGTAAGTACAGCACAGCATATTATTTGTGTAACCTTTGTTTGTGATAAACATCCACTGCAACCTACTTGTGGAGTCGTTTTACGTCCAAAAGACTTACGGCATCTTTACTACCATAACTGATTCAGAAGACAAAGCGTGTTCATTTCACGTGGAAACGTCATAATTACCGTCACCTTCATTATAATTGTAGCTGAAGGTTTGctaaattttttgtcaataagtgctttgtaacaaaatatgtttgaaaaatcCTTTCCCGGCATACTTACTGACAActatcaacttgttttttcgATTTAACTGTCTTTCACTTATGAAGATTTttacagacaaagctttcgcTTAGAGGATGGTTAGAAAAGTAATGATTAGAAAAGCGTTTGTGGCCGCTTTTAAATATTCTGCACTTGCGGTATTGGCTGTTTTCTTATGGTCCGCCTCTAGAACACAAACTAATACACTCAATGAACATGCTTTATCAAAAAAGGCCCAGGCTAGGTATCAGCCAGCGCCAATTCCAGTTAAATACACATCGAAAAAGATCGACCCGCGAAAACCTCCTCTGATTTTATATTGGGGATATCCTTGGCATGATAAAAGCAGTGGAGCACCAGATGGGGAAAAAATTGGCATTTGCGAAACCACCTATGACCGAAGTAGGATAATTGAAGCAGACGCTATCGCTTTTCATTACACAACCATTCGTGCAGAAGATTTGCCTTGGAAATATTACAGGTACTTATACGTGGATAAGTTCTTGCTTATCTTAGTAGACGTCAAAGAACGTGAACTTGACTGGCTCgacttaaaaatttaaaaagcaaatggAAAtagttaaagaaaacaaaataaacatcagTAAATGGTACAAACAACTTAGTCCATGTAGAATAAtttaattctatttttttgTTCCAGTAAATTTATCGTTTTTTACTCTCTATTTTACTTGCTACCGACCCAAATCATATCGAAgagtttgtttctttgttctaataaatttcttttttttctatcCTACTTTTCTTCCTACACTCATTTAGTTCCAGCCAGCATTgagtttttaaacatttgtaaaaaacaaaaaagtatataaTGAAACTAACTGTTCTACAATAATAAACTTTTCACAAACTGGATAAAATTCATTGCTTTTTCAGAGCATAGCACAAGGTTCTTACCTTACCTTGGATAACTGTAAAAACAACGATTTAGGCTATTTTGACTTAGTTATCATTAGATCTGTTGCggttttactttttttctaaactgTTTAACTCACTTCACTCAATCATTTGTGGGACTATTATTACATATGGGACCGACATCATATTCGAGACATTGATAAATATAAATGTGTGGTTTTAATCTGTAGCTTCTGAGAATGGTGCATCGCTTCTTTTGATCGCTTTTTTCTAACAAGTATGCTAATTTTTTTagatcaaaagaaaaaaattatatagtaTCTGACATGGTATAACTTATaacacaacttttttcctCGAAAACATGccaaaacttgttgcaatatCGCTATACTGTAAAACTGGGTTTACCTTGAAATTTCCCGACAGCGTTTTAGCCACATAACTCTCTTTGCAGCTTTTAATAATTAGCATGTTGTAAGTTATTGATTATATTATTGAGTAAGTGTGTAAATAGTTTTTGAAAACTCGACCGACCCGTCTGTAATACCAAAAGACCCAAAAAAGATATTTAATAGTTTCTgtacaacacaaaaaatgcaacaGATCAATTTATATGCAAGCTTCTTTCATTTTAGCTGACGTCAGCTGGCCAATAGACAGCTCGGTTgactttgaaaaacaaatctcCGAGCCTCGCAAACCATGctacttttgttaaaatagcTGGAATTTCTTCTATTAAACGCTTTTATAATACCAAAAATGGAAGGTTTCAATTTTATCgtagaaaaaaaaaatagcTTTTACGTCCAAAATTTACCTAATATTAGGCTATATGAGTTAGCACCTCTGGTGCTCCGACATTGGTGTAAGACAAGTAGGGTTAGCCCATCAAATACAAGGCACAACTGGTGAACTAAAGACATTTATTTCTCCCAACATTTCATTAACACATTCGGATTGTATTTATTAGGGCAATGGAAAAcgtatttcaattttttcgaAAGTATAGACTTACCAATTCCAAGTTACAACTTGCAGAATTACATCGAAGCAATTACTACGCGAACAATTGTAATTCTATACTTTTCGCAAAGGTTTAAATACAATGCTCGTTGACCGGATGAGGCCAACCCGAATGGATTAAGGAAACGTTAGcagaaataaatttctgtaTTTCACCATTTGTGCGTTGTAAGTTGAATTTAATGTTAATATGCCTGATGGCAAGCCAATCAAAGTATTTTTGAATTAGGGATAGATTTTCGAATATATAGTTTTAACTTATAACTTATAGTATTGATGAAACCATATTCACGACATGGCCATATATATAGCCACTTATAAAAGAAATTGATCTAAACCTTaataaattgacaaaataaatCTGACTACGtcaaaaatgttattaaacTTTAGTAAAATTGGCAATTTTATGACGGAAATCTATTTGGTTGCAGAAATCCCAACCAGTTGTTTGTGTGGTGGTCAGCTGAAGGTCCTTCCGTTTTGCGTCTAGACGGAATAAAACTAGAAGGCTATGACGGTTTTTTCAACTGGACCTGGACCTACCGCCGAGATGCGGACGTTGCGCGTAATTACGGATATCGGGGTCACGTTATCAACTCTGTAGCGAAAGGGAAGAAAGTTGTCGATGAGTTGGTCGCGGCAAAAACTGATTTAGCGGTAAGCATTTGAAGTTCTTTACATATATGCAGTTGTataatattttagaaattaaatcTGACTACGtcaaaaatgttattaaacTTTAGTAAAATTGGCAATTTTATGACGGAAATCTATTTGGTTGCAGAAATCCCAACCAGTTGTTTGTGTGGTGGTCAGCTGAAGGTCCTTCCGTTTTGCGTCTAGACGGAATAAAACTAGAAGGCTATGACGGTTTTTTCAACTGGACCTGGACCTACCGCCGAGATGCGGACGTTGCGCGTAATTACGGATATCGGGGTCACGTTATCAACTCTGTAGCGAAAGGGAAGAAAGTTGTCGATGAGTTGGTCGCGGCAAAAACTGATTTAGCGGTAAGCATTTGAAGTTCTTTACATATATGCAGTTGTataatattttagaaattactGAAAGTACTATAGCATCGTgttactttttgtttgttttcttgtttttaatatGTAAAGCATTATagtgtatatatatgtatatatatatatatatatacatatatatatggtTAATATATTTGTCCCGATGTTATGATCATTGATTAAGTTTTCGGCACACATTTTGCAACGTTAAATATGCTTGCTC
The Clavelina lepadiformis chromosome 4, kaClaLepa1.1, whole genome shotgun sequence DNA segment above includes these coding regions:
- the LOC143453163 gene encoding 4-galactosyl-N-acetylglucosaminide 3-alpha-L-fucosyltransferase FUT6-like, which codes for MVRKVMIRKAFVAAFKYSALAVLAVFLWSASRTQTNTLNEHALSKKAQARYQPAPIPVKYTSKKIDPRKPPLILYWGYPWHDKSSGAPDGEKIGICETTYDRSRIIEADAIAFHYTTIRAEDLPWKYYRNPNQLFVWWSAEGPSVLRLDGIKLEGYDGFFNWTWTYRRDADVARNYGYRGHVINSVAKGKKVVDELVAAKTDLAVWIVSGCHYTHGARMRMKYVKELREAGLKFTGYGKCFDRPVPRTKDFTYPHDTIKNYKFYLAFENALHCTDYITEKFWDNALRSGAVPIVWGPKKEDILRVAPLDSFIFVEDFKSPKDLVEYLFYLDKNDAEYRKFFSWREDESMTDEKMIKLTKTKYPNLDVQMSMKTFCDKLLENNHTKIISSLKKEFRDSNPSECLMS